A region of Corynebacterium glucuronolyticum DSM 44120 DNA encodes the following proteins:
- a CDS encoding ABC transporter permease produces the protein MERTWKLVVAVVVVVALLVASLFTGVYDLTGEDGVEMFFTTRVPRTVALILAGAVMAMSGLVMQLITQNRFVEPTTTGTTEWAGLGLIGIMIVWPTAPIIVRMIAAVVAATIGTTIFFLFLRRVSLRSSLVVPIVGIMLGAVVGALSTFVALQFDMLQALGVWFAGSFTSVIKGQYEVLWIVTIVLVVVWFIADRLTAAGLGEDVATNLGINYKHVMLTGTLLIAVATGVVTVVVGNLPFIGLIVPNIVSLMLGDNLRKNLPWVALLGIGTVTACDLIGRTIIMPFEIPVSVVLGVVGAAVFIALLVRTTKKAG, from the coding sequence ATGGAAAGGACCTGGAAACTCGTGGTGGCGGTTGTTGTGGTTGTGGCGCTTCTCGTTGCTTCGCTGTTTACGGGGGTCTACGACCTTACAGGCGAAGACGGTGTGGAGATGTTCTTCACCACGCGCGTCCCGCGCACCGTGGCTCTTATTTTGGCGGGGGCAGTTATGGCCATGAGCGGTCTCGTGATGCAGCTCATCACACAGAACCGCTTCGTTGAGCCGACAACGACGGGCACGACGGAGTGGGCGGGCCTCGGTCTCATTGGGATCATGATTGTCTGGCCGACGGCGCCGATCATCGTCCGCATGATCGCCGCGGTTGTGGCCGCGACGATCGGCACGACAATCTTCTTTCTCTTCCTGCGTCGGGTGTCGCTGCGCAGCTCTCTTGTGGTTCCCATCGTGGGGATCATGCTCGGGGCGGTTGTTGGAGCCTTGTCGACGTTTGTTGCCCTGCAATTCGATATGCTCCAGGCCCTAGGTGTTTGGTTCGCAGGCTCGTTTACCTCGGTGATTAAGGGGCAATACGAGGTCTTGTGGATCGTCACCATTGTCCTTGTCGTTGTGTGGTTCATTGCGGATCGGCTGACGGCTGCCGGATTGGGTGAGGACGTCGCCACCAACCTGGGGATTAACTACAAGCACGTGATGCTCACAGGCACGCTCCTGATCGCGGTTGCCACCGGGGTGGTTACCGTCGTTGTGGGTAACCTTCCATTCATCGGGCTGATCGTGCCTAACATTGTTTCTCTCATGTTGGGCGACAACTTGCGCAAGAACCTGCCGTGGGTGGCACTTCTCGGCATCGGCACCGTCACTGCGTGTGACCTCATCGGTCGAACGATCATCATGCCGTTCGAGATTCCCGTGTCGGTGGTGCTCGGTGTCGTCGGCGCTGCTGTGTTCATCGCACTGCTTGTACGGACGACGAAGAAGGCAGGGTAG
- a CDS encoding iron chelate uptake ABC transporter family permease subunit gives MTQIVKTKPVDASTTATEGASTRKNRRRGPFGTAHGRRVYAVTFVVVLACCVLFTSGLLMYKNPMELGTPGFWLIAKRRAVSLVAMAIVAVCQSLATVCFHTVTSNRILTPSIMGFESLYRLIATATVFFLGSAALVHFEGIGLFLLQVALMVGLSLALYGWLFIGGVKNLHLMLLVGIVIGGGLGSVATFMQRMLYPSEFDVLAARLFGSVNNADAALFPVAIPLVVLAAAGLFALSGKLNLISLGEDIAINLGVNHKRVVIAVLALVSVLMAVSTSLVGPMTFLGFLVATLTYQSCDTYDHRRLLPLSVFMCYAILTGAYFFMNHVFHAQGVVSVVIELVGGLAFLWVIMKKGRL, from the coding sequence ATGACTCAGATTGTGAAGACAAAACCAGTTGATGCGTCGACGACCGCAACCGAAGGAGCGTCGACAAGGAAAAACAGGAGACGGGGACCGTTCGGAACAGCCCACGGCAGGCGCGTGTACGCCGTTACATTCGTGGTCGTCCTTGCGTGCTGCGTGTTGTTTACCTCGGGTCTTCTCATGTATAAGAATCCGATGGAACTTGGGACGCCAGGTTTTTGGCTGATTGCGAAGCGCCGCGCGGTGTCTCTTGTCGCGATGGCGATTGTCGCCGTGTGCCAGTCGCTCGCCACGGTCTGCTTCCACACGGTCACATCCAACCGGATCCTCACGCCGTCGATCATGGGTTTTGAGTCTTTGTACCGGCTCATCGCGACGGCGACGGTGTTCTTCCTGGGCTCGGCGGCCCTCGTGCACTTTGAGGGGATTGGACTATTCCTTCTCCAAGTTGCGCTCATGGTGGGGCTTTCGCTCGCGCTGTACGGCTGGCTGTTTATCGGCGGGGTGAAAAACCTTCACCTGATGCTGCTCGTTGGCATCGTCATCGGCGGAGGACTGGGCTCTGTGGCCACCTTTATGCAGCGGATGTTGTATCCATCGGAGTTCGATGTCCTCGCGGCGCGTCTTTTCGGTTCCGTCAATAACGCCGACGCGGCGCTCTTCCCTGTCGCAATCCCCCTCGTCGTGCTGGCGGCTGCGGGCCTATTCGCCCTGTCTGGGAAGCTGAACCTCATCAGCCTGGGGGAGGACATTGCCATTAACCTCGGCGTGAATCACAAGCGAGTGGTAATCGCCGTCCTAGCTCTCGTTTCCGTGCTTATGGCCGTGTCCACGTCCCTTGTGGGGCCGATGACGTTCCTTGGGTTCCTCGTCGCTACGCTCACCTACCAGTCCTGCGACACCTACGATCACCGGCGTCTTCTGCCGCTGTCGGTATTCATGTGTTACGCGATCCTCACTGGCGCGTACTTCTTTATGAATCACGTTTTCCATGCGCAGGGCGTGGTGTCGGTTGTTATTGAGCTCGTCGGTGGGCTCGCATTCCTGTGGGTCATTATGAAGAAAGGACGCCTATGA
- a CDS encoding iron ABC transporter ATP-binding protein gives MITLENVHKIYGSDTSVGPVTLDIPAHGVTALVGPNGAGKSTLLTMIGRLLKMDEGTITVGGMDVSSAKSADLATVLSILRQENHFITRLTVRQLVAFGRFPYNKGRTTVADEEIIDRYIRFFELEELEDRYLDELSGGQRQRAYVAMVLTQETEYVLLDEPLNNLDIAHSVQMMRMLRRAADEFGRTIVVVLHDLNFAAQYADCICAVKNGQVFAQGSVDEVMVDSTLSELFGTPITVIDGPRCKLACF, from the coding sequence ATGATCACCCTCGAAAATGTACACAAGATCTACGGCTCCGACACCTCGGTCGGCCCCGTTACCCTCGATATTCCCGCCCACGGCGTGACTGCACTGGTTGGTCCGAATGGGGCGGGGAAGTCCACGTTGTTGACCATGATCGGTCGCCTTCTCAAAATGGATGAGGGTACGATCACCGTCGGTGGCATGGACGTGTCCTCCGCGAAGTCTGCGGATTTGGCCACGGTTCTGAGCATTCTCCGGCAGGAAAACCATTTCATCACGCGTCTCACCGTCCGTCAGCTTGTGGCCTTTGGTCGCTTCCCCTATAACAAGGGGCGCACAACCGTGGCCGATGAAGAGATCATTGACCGGTACATTCGTTTCTTCGAGCTGGAGGAGTTGGAGGATCGCTACCTCGATGAGCTCTCTGGTGGGCAGCGGCAGCGCGCCTACGTGGCGATGGTTCTCACCCAGGAAACCGAGTATGTCCTCTTGGATGAGCCCCTGAACAATTTGGACATCGCCCATTCGGTGCAGATGATGCGGATGCTGCGGCGCGCCGCTGATGAATTCGGCCGCACGATCGTCGTCGTTCTCCATGATCTCAACTTTGCTGCCCAGTACGCCGATTGCATCTGCGCGGTGAAGAACGGCCAGGTTTTTGCACAGGGTAGTGTGGACGAGGTCATGGTGGATTCGACGTTGTCCGAGCTCTTTGGTACGCCGATCACGGTCATCGATGGCCCGCGCTGCAAGCTCGCCTGTTTCTAG
- the ftsE gene encoding cell division ATP-binding protein FtsE: MITFDAVTKTYKTSTRPALDNVSVEIGKGEFVFLIGPSGSGKSTFLELMLKEVDPTSGDVYVGDYHVNTLRGKAVNQLRQHLGYVFQDFRLLPGKTVFENVAFALEVIGKRKSTIPDKVEETLELVGLAGKDNRYPQELSGGEQQRVAVARAFVNRPLVLLADEPTGNLDPDTANDIMVVLNRINQLGTTVVMSTHNAQAVDSMRRRVIELHNGVLVRDDAHGVYGQGR, from the coding sequence GTGATCACATTTGACGCTGTTACTAAAACGTACAAGACGTCGACTCGGCCTGCGCTGGACAATGTAAGCGTGGAGATTGGCAAGGGGGAATTTGTCTTCCTCATCGGCCCATCGGGATCGGGCAAGTCGACCTTCTTAGAGCTCATGCTGAAAGAAGTAGACCCCACCTCAGGTGACGTGTATGTGGGGGACTACCACGTCAATACACTGCGCGGAAAGGCCGTTAACCAGCTGCGCCAGCATCTGGGCTACGTGTTCCAGGATTTCCGTCTGCTACCCGGCAAGACCGTTTTCGAGAACGTGGCGTTCGCCCTCGAAGTGATTGGTAAGCGCAAATCTACGATCCCAGACAAGGTGGAGGAGACTCTGGAACTCGTGGGACTTGCCGGCAAGGACAACCGTTACCCGCAAGAATTGTCCGGTGGCGAGCAGCAGCGCGTGGCCGTGGCCCGTGCCTTTGTGAATCGTCCGCTTGTCCTCCTCGCCGACGAGCCGACCGGCAACCTCGATCCTGACACCGCCAACGACATCATGGTGGTGTTGAATCGGATTAACCAGCTGGGTACGACAGTGGTCATGAGTACGCACAACGCGCAGGCTGTGGATTCAATGCGGCGGCGCGTCATCGAGCTGCACAACGGCGTTTTGGTCAGAGACGATGCACATGGCGTGTACGGACAGGGGCGATAG
- the ftsX gene encoding permease-like cell division protein FtsX, translating into MGMGYVLKEGLKGLGRNITMTLALIITTAISLALLATGFLVTNVTSDTKDIYLERVEVMVLLDEEISANDENCSTPACREVLSALDSKDGVDSVTFRNRAQSFERFKEMFEKTDPVLVEETSPDALPATIYVRLTDPLNPAPLDAVRDMKQVTDVVDQADDLQAATKNLDAVRNATFVVAAVQALAALFLIGNMVQIAAFHRREEVSIMRMVGASRWYTQAPFVLEAVLSTLIGAVVAIGGLFLGKNFVVDPALQPLYDSRLIAPITASDLWTVWPLVTLLGLIASGVTAYVALRLYVRK; encoded by the coding sequence ATAGGAATGGGATACGTACTTAAAGAGGGCCTCAAGGGCCTGGGTCGTAACATCACTATGACCCTCGCCCTCATCATTACCACCGCCATCTCGCTGGCGCTTCTGGCCACTGGTTTCCTGGTGACCAACGTGACCAGTGACACGAAAGACATTTACCTGGAGCGCGTTGAGGTGATGGTGCTTCTCGACGAGGAGATATCTGCCAACGATGAGAACTGTTCCACCCCGGCCTGCCGTGAGGTACTTTCCGCCCTGGACAGCAAGGACGGCGTGGATTCGGTGACGTTCCGCAACCGTGCCCAGAGCTTCGAGCGCTTCAAGGAGATGTTTGAGAAGACGGACCCGGTGCTGGTGGAGGAGACATCCCCTGACGCGCTGCCGGCCACGATCTATGTGCGGCTGACGGATCCGCTGAACCCCGCGCCGCTCGATGCGGTGCGCGATATGAAACAGGTCACCGATGTCGTCGACCAGGCAGATGACCTGCAGGCAGCAACGAAGAACCTGGATGCGGTGCGCAACGCAACCTTCGTTGTGGCTGCTGTCCAAGCACTTGCTGCACTGTTCCTCATCGGCAACATGGTGCAGATCGCCGCCTTCCACCGCCGTGAGGAGGTCTCCATCATGCGCATGGTGGGTGCATCTCGCTGGTACACGCAGGCACCATTCGTCCTCGAGGCTGTCCTATCCACGCTGATCGGCGCAGTGGTTGCCATCGGTGGCCTGTTCCTGGGGAAGAACTTTGTTGTCGACCCGGCACTGCAGCCGCTGTACGATTCGCGCCTTATCGCGCCCATCACCGCATCCGACCTGTGGACCGTCTGGCCACTGGTCACCCTCCTCGGACTCATTGCGTCCGGCGTGACTGCCTACGTCGCACTCCGGCTGTACGTAAGGAAGTAA
- the smpB gene encoding SsrA-binding protein SmpB: MGKKKKKNAGGNVVATNRRARHDYNILETYECGISLVGTEIKAIREGHVNLADAFAIIEHGEVWLRNLNIPEYSLGTWTNHRPMRHRKLLLHRKEIDSLAGKVRDGNKTLVPLKLYFKDGLLKAELALAEGKQDYDKREDIKRRTEEREVVRELGRRVKGIKA; this comes from the coding sequence ATGGGCAAGAAGAAGAAAAAGAACGCTGGCGGTAACGTCGTCGCCACCAACCGTCGTGCCCGCCACGATTACAACATCCTGGAGACCTACGAGTGTGGAATTTCGCTTGTGGGCACTGAGATCAAGGCGATCCGCGAGGGGCACGTTAACCTCGCGGATGCCTTCGCCATCATTGAGCACGGCGAAGTGTGGCTCCGTAACCTCAACATTCCCGAATACAGCCTGGGCACATGGACAAACCATCGCCCCATGCGGCACCGCAAGTTGTTGCTGCACCGGAAGGAAATCGACTCCCTTGCCGGCAAGGTTCGCGACGGCAACAAGACGCTCGTGCCATTGAAGCTGTACTTCAAAGACGGCCTGCTCAAGGCCGAACTCGCCCTGGCAGAGGGCAAGCAGGACTACGACAAGCGTGAAGACATCAAGCGGCGTACGGAAGAGCGCGAAGTTGTTCGTGAACTCGGCCGTCGAGTGAAGGGAATCAAGGCATAG
- a CDS encoding DUF488 domain-containing protein, with product MITCVKIHDLRKDPELARGTTVLVDRLWPRGVKKDSVRLDYWLKNVAPSPELRKWFNHDEEKFEEFSTRYRKELNASEEEDVDKLQKLVSDGDVTLVFAAKDRDINHAVVLKKWLEE from the coding sequence ATGATCACCTGCGTCAAAATTCATGACCTACGTAAAGACCCAGAACTAGCCCGTGGCACCACCGTGCTCGTGGATCGCCTGTGGCCGCGCGGGGTGAAAAAGGACTCCGTCCGGTTGGATTATTGGCTGAAAAACGTTGCCCCAAGCCCGGAGCTGCGGAAGTGGTTCAACCACGACGAGGAAAAGTTTGAGGAGTTTTCCACCCGCTACCGCAAGGAATTGAACGCTTCGGAGGAGGAGGACGTCGACAAGCTTCAAAAACTCGTTTCCGATGGTGATGTCACCCTCGTGTTTGCCGCGAAAGATCGCGACATCAACCACGCGGTGGTGCTGAAGAAGTGGCTTGAGGAATAA
- a CDS encoding tyrosine-type recombinase/integrase → MATKKQNTFGSVAKLPSGRVRARYTGPDGRRHTAGHSFADATDAYAWLAMERRLIDRGDWVPPNERTLAVEDKMRTVGQWLNQWLDLRTRGTNPLKESTLADYRRTLNRRVLKVGGRAARLRGITLASLTRRDIADWWDAINLQFDSAPYNRNAFQRLHAALEAAVERDMIDTNPARLPSSTKKPKPARKELPADEVITGIINQLDHTVPRVTGEHKLIAILTLAHGVRIGEALAARRKDFIKQGDTWFFRIHANVFREPKVGMVYQHRAKTEAGNRDVPIFAHYNDDVEYHLTHFTGPAQESFLFTGPTGKIIMDTSFRSIMNRAKKRAGYEAVKITPHYGRVWLITTLVEAGMPIPAIGEILGQRDLKTITEIYMRATETRKREVLDAVNTRLNGLPNGVADLDEKRQEKKTRRASQA, encoded by the coding sequence GTGGCCACGAAGAAACAGAACACGTTCGGGAGTGTGGCAAAGCTCCCCTCAGGCCGGGTCCGCGCCCGCTACACGGGCCCAGACGGGCGACGCCACACCGCCGGCCACAGCTTCGCCGACGCCACCGATGCCTACGCGTGGCTTGCTATGGAGCGCAGACTAATCGACCGGGGTGACTGGGTCCCACCGAACGAGCGAACTCTCGCAGTGGAGGACAAGATGAGAACGGTCGGCCAGTGGCTAAATCAGTGGCTGGACCTCCGCACGCGTGGCACGAACCCTCTCAAGGAGTCCACACTCGCGGATTACCGTCGGACGTTAAACCGCCGTGTCCTGAAGGTGGGGGGACGTGCCGCACGTTTGCGGGGGATCACACTGGCATCTCTTACCCGTCGTGATATTGCCGACTGGTGGGATGCGATCAATCTTCAGTTCGACTCCGCCCCCTACAACCGCAATGCCTTTCAGCGTCTCCACGCTGCCCTCGAAGCCGCAGTAGAACGCGACATGATTGATACCAACCCTGCCAGGCTCCCGTCCTCAACGAAGAAACCGAAGCCTGCCCGTAAAGAACTTCCCGCAGACGAAGTGATCACTGGAATCATCAACCAGCTTGACCACACAGTCCCCAGAGTGACGGGCGAACACAAGCTCATCGCGATACTCACCCTGGCCCACGGAGTCCGGATAGGTGAGGCGCTCGCCGCACGCCGGAAAGACTTCATCAAACAGGGCGACACGTGGTTCTTCCGAATCCACGCCAACGTCTTCCGCGAACCGAAAGTAGGCATGGTTTACCAGCACCGCGCGAAGACCGAGGCCGGCAACCGCGACGTCCCAATTTTCGCCCATTACAACGACGACGTTGAATACCACCTCACCCACTTCACCGGCCCCGCCCAAGAGTCTTTCCTCTTCACCGGCCCCACGGGAAAAATCATCATGGACACGTCCTTCCGCTCCATCATGAATCGCGCCAAGAAACGCGCAGGCTACGAAGCTGTGAAAATCACCCCCCACTACGGCCGCGTCTGGCTTATCACCACCCTTGTCGAAGCAGGCATGCCCATCCCCGCTATCGGAGAGATCCTTGGCCAACGCGACCTGAAAACCATCACTGAGATCTACATGCGCGCCACCGAAACCAGAAAACGGGAGGTCCTCGATGCCGTCAACACCCGTCTAAACGGGCTCCCAAATGGTGTCGCAGACCTCGACGAGAAACGACAAGAGAAGAAAACGCGCCGGGCATCGCAAGCGTAA
- a CDS encoding XRE family transcriptional regulator, which translates to MSTASTNLRHIRILLGYTQGAFAAELGVSQSTLSSVERQRRNLSPRLLTTAQFVTKVPREFFEEPIDYYDSPDLLFRTARLGQPESEKIATAFSITEHYLKRRFPNQTSSLPKLDLPDQPLDQLVIEEAAARTREHLQLAPDTAIGNLTAALHQCGVIVTSLPDYVVDGTNFDGVSTPTAAPLRVIALNRQRSGDRYRFSLAHELGHLILHTATTRRDLPVIEIEASQFAGALLMPRQLVADNVTPEATLAEYAHLKSQWGCSIQAIVRRAHELDLIDYKRYRSLRMQISGRGWQVHEPVDVLLENTFVEPVELTELTRLSVEAASVESQIASVTQLPTTHRK; encoded by the coding sequence ATGTCCACTGCAAGCACAAACCTCAGACACATCAGAATTCTGCTTGGCTACACGCAAGGAGCCTTCGCCGCAGAGCTCGGGGTTTCACAATCAACACTTAGCAGCGTCGAACGCCAACGACGCAACCTGTCACCACGGCTCCTGACCACCGCGCAGTTCGTCACCAAGGTTCCCCGCGAATTCTTCGAAGAACCCATCGACTACTACGACTCACCGGACCTCCTGTTCCGAACAGCACGACTAGGGCAACCAGAATCGGAGAAAATCGCCACCGCGTTCTCTATTACCGAGCACTACCTCAAACGCCGCTTCCCCAACCAAACCAGCAGCCTGCCAAAACTCGACCTGCCTGACCAACCACTAGACCAGCTCGTCATCGAGGAAGCCGCCGCCCGCACCCGCGAGCACCTGCAACTCGCACCCGATACCGCCATCGGCAACCTGACAGCAGCACTCCACCAATGCGGTGTGATCGTCACATCACTTCCCGACTACGTTGTCGACGGCACGAACTTCGACGGCGTTTCCACCCCCACAGCAGCACCTCTTCGCGTCATTGCCCTCAACCGGCAACGTAGCGGTGACCGCTACAGGTTCAGCCTTGCCCACGAACTCGGCCACCTCATCCTGCACACCGCAACAACCCGGCGCGACCTCCCTGTAATTGAGATTGAAGCCAGCCAATTTGCGGGGGCGTTGTTGATGCCCCGGCAGCTTGTCGCTGACAACGTCACGCCAGAGGCGACACTGGCAGAGTATGCACACCTGAAATCGCAGTGGGGCTGTTCTATTCAAGCGATTGTGCGGCGAGCCCATGAACTCGATCTGATTGACTACAAGCGTTACCGGAGCCTGCGCATGCAAATCTCCGGGCGCGGCTGGCAAGTTCACGAGCCTGTCGACGTGCTATTGGAAAACACCTTCGTCGAGCCTGTTGAACTCACCGAGTTGACTCGCCTTAGCGTTGAGGCTGCGTCCGTGGAGTCACAGATTGCGAGTGTGACGCAATTGCCAACCACACACCGCAAATAA
- a CDS encoding ImmA/IrrE family metallo-endopeptidase: protein MVDVDDIARSMGVTVIETPELSEDVNAVYIDAEFMILVRPGLDPWTRRWCLAHELAHAWFRDERSEPRIERRANQWAAQLLISPAEYRAAEALVGSSVGALAYELEVTPETIEVWRECFKARRFDRQATTLAM, encoded by the coding sequence ATGGTTGACGTTGATGACATTGCCCGGTCGATGGGTGTCACGGTGATTGAGACGCCTGAGTTGAGCGAAGACGTCAACGCCGTCTACATCGACGCGGAGTTCATGATCCTTGTTAGGCCGGGACTCGACCCGTGGACTAGGCGATGGTGCTTGGCCCATGAGCTCGCGCATGCGTGGTTCAGGGACGAGCGGAGCGAGCCGAGGATCGAGAGGAGAGCCAACCAATGGGCCGCACAGCTTTTGATTAGCCCGGCAGAGTATCGCGCGGCTGAAGCACTCGTCGGATCGTCGGTTGGGGCGCTCGCTTACGAGTTGGAGGTCACACCCGAGACGATCGAAGTGTGGCGGGAATGCTTTAAGGCGCGACGGTTTGACCGGCAGGCTACGACTCTAGCCATGTAA
- a CDS encoding helix-turn-helix domain-containing protein: protein MSPEKKATIEAFGKAVAAHLMAIREESGVTQMQLAKATGISQSQLSKQLRGLRAINIDELSAICAGLGISMVSVIASAENDVRPADDLKSRRERALRLAKEGKAAAQKRTPRLEEPESP from the coding sequence ATGAGCCCAGAAAAGAAAGCCACGATCGAAGCCTTCGGGAAAGCTGTTGCAGCGCACTTGATGGCTATAAGGGAAGAAAGTGGCGTAACCCAGATGCAACTCGCAAAAGCAACCGGCATCTCACAATCTCAGCTTTCGAAACAACTTCGCGGACTCCGAGCGATCAACATCGACGAGCTTTCTGCCATTTGCGCCGGGCTCGGCATCTCTATGGTTTCAGTCATTGCATCAGCTGAAAATGATGTACGCCCTGCAGATGATCTCAAATCCCGGCGCGAGCGCGCTCTCCGTTTGGCCAAGGAGGGTAAGGCTGCTGCACAGAAGCGGACCCCCAGGCTTGAGGAACCGGAGTCGCCCTAG
- a CDS encoding helix-turn-helix domain-containing protein has translation MPIELKSSSATVAEEIRAEMARQKISVNALAECIGMPISTLRRSINGSRPFGVDEVFKVTQALNVSATSIIQRAEKLAS, from the coding sequence ATGCCAATCGAACTAAAGAGCAGCTCTGCCACGGTTGCAGAGGAGATAAGAGCGGAGATGGCTCGCCAAAAAATATCAGTTAATGCACTTGCTGAATGTATCGGCATGCCCATCTCGACGCTACGTCGAAGCATTAACGGGAGTCGGCCCTTTGGTGTGGACGAAGTATTCAAAGTGACACAAGCGCTGAATGTTTCCGCAACGTCCATCATTCAGCGAGCAGAGAAGCTTGCATCATAG
- a CDS encoding Rha family transcriptional regulator, producing the protein MKLVAMNGNEPITTSLIIAEGTENQHASVLRLVRENLEDFEEFGRVGFEIQTFETAGGPQNRTIAVAEKLGLKPPVDESLGLELKTRNGVQALGAEKEKETGENPWH; encoded by the coding sequence ATGAAGCTAGTCGCAATGAACGGCAACGAGCCCATTACCACAAGCCTGATTATCGCAGAAGGCACTGAGAACCAGCATGCCAGCGTGCTCCGTCTAGTGCGTGAAAACCTTGAAGACTTCGAGGAGTTCGGCAGGGTCGGATTTGAAATCCAAACCTTTGAGACAGCAGGTGGCCCACAGAATCGCACCATCGCGGTCGCGGAAAAGCTCGGGTTGAAACCTCCAGTTGATGAATCCCTGGGCTTGGAACTAAAGACGCGGAACGGTGTGCAGGCTCTGGGCGCTGAGAAGGAAAAGGAAACAGGGGAAAATCCATGGCATTAA
- a CDS encoding helix-turn-helix domain-containing protein, with protein MALKLLTYAEVMETLSCSKNTVRKLYLEGHLERFKDGRRVRFTERSVKAYIDANLYRLGA; from the coding sequence ATGGCATTAAAACTTTTAACTTATGCGGAGGTGATGGAGACCCTGTCATGTTCGAAGAACACGGTGAGGAAGCTGTACCTCGAGGGGCATCTAGAACGGTTCAAGGATGGGCGTCGCGTGCGCTTTACCGAGCGTTCCGTGAAGGCCTACATCGACGCCAATTTGTACAGGCTAGGTGCATGA